ATATATCTGCCCGGCGCATAAGACGGATGCCGCGCCGGGCATAATAACAGTGGAACAGGGGAGACCCTCAAGCGGAGGAAAAGAATATGGAATATGAAATTGTGACATTGGAAGAAAAGACAGTAGTCGGGCTGACGGCCCGCACGAACAATACGTCCCCGGATATGGGAGCCGTCATCGGCGGTCTCTGGCAGAAGTTTTACGGGGACAAGGTATATGACTCCATCTGTAATAAAAGGGATGGAAAAGCGCTTGGGATATATACGGATTACGCAGGGGATGAAAAGGATGACTATACGATAATGACAGGATGTGAGGTAAGCAAAGCAGAAGAGATTCCGCCGGAAGCTGCCGTAAAGCACATTCCGGCGGGAAAATATGCAAGATTCGTTGTAAAAGGCGAGCTCCACAAGTCAGTTGGGGCGTTCTGGCAGAAACTCTGGCAGATGGAACTTGACAGGGCGTTTACCGCGGATTTTGAAGAGTACCAGAACAGTGATCCGGAGCATACTGAGATTCATATTTATATCAGCCTTAAGGCGGAAGAATAGAACGTCTCAAGTCCTGTAACGCCGTATTCTTTTACAAAGTTTTCGATACCATCTTTGATCTCTTCTCTGGAGTAGTTGGATTCCAGCAGAAAATCATCTTTATAATCATTGATATGTGAGTAGAAGGACAGGCCCATGAGCAGATAGTCTTCGTTATCCGTATCCAGATTCTCATAGAGGAGGTTTTCAGCCTCGTTTATCCTGCCCGCGTCAGCCATTGCGATGATGCGGGTATAGTCGTCGCCGCACGGCGATGGTTCTTCGGCGTCTGTCTCATACCGGAACTGGGGCTTACCTGTGATGAGCTGCATGAGAAAGCGCACCAGGTCTTTGACCAGCCTCATGACATAATCCTGTTCAAAATCCATTGCGGTACCTCCTGACTCTAATCGTCTCCATATGTGTCATCCAGTTTCCTCTGTTTTCTTTTCGTGTATTCCCCCATGGCGGCCAGCACTCCGAACATGAGCAGAAAGATAAATACGGCAAAGGCCAGCGTGATTCCTGCCAGATGACGGACACCGCGCAGAGCCATGGCGGCGGCAAACAAAATAGTAAAGATCACAGTCGCCGCAAGGCTGTGAACGAGATAATCCCTGAGACAGGGGACAGAATAATAAGTCCACAGCCCCCTCTTTGTGCATCCGGCTATGATCGTGATGCAGCCCGCAAAAAACGCGATGTGTTCCCCGATAAGCTCCTGCACCGGAACCTGAAAGAACAGTACCTTAAGTAATATATCCGCGGTCAGGGCAAAGAATAATACCCAGAAGCCGGCCCGTTCTATCTTCATCAATTCCAGTTCCTGTCTTTCATCGACTGTTTTTTTCATATTCCTCATCCTCCTCCCAGAACAAATCGTTTAAAGTGACACCGAGCGCCCGGCAGATCGCGAGGCACAGTCTGAGCGACGGATTAAACTTCCCGGCCTCTATCATACCGATAGTCTGGCGGGTGACATCCACGTGCCTTGCAAGATCTTCCTGGGACATATCCATATTGATCCTCGCAAGTTTCATTTTCTTGTTTTTCATCTCCCGCCTCCTTTGATTTCAGTATATAGTTATGGTGATGATATGTCAACTATATTTTACATTATGTGAAATTTACATTACCTTTCTGCGCGGTTTAGCGTTTGACATTAAGACGGGCAGAGCTTAAAATAAAAGGAACCACTATACAGAAAAGGAGGATGACCATGATACATGTAATAAAAGGTGACATTACCAGACTTACAGATGTGGATGCCATAGTCAATGCGGCCAATTCTTCTCTGCTTGGAGGCGGGGGTGTGGACGGGGCGATCCACAAGGCGGCAGGTCCGGGCCTGCTGGAAGAGTGCAGAGCGCTTCATGGTTGTCCTGCCGGAGAGGCGAGGGTGACCGGCGGCTACCGTCTGCCGGGCAGGTATGTAATACATACGGTCGGACCCGTCTGGAGGGGCGGGGGGAAGAAGGAGGATGAGGTGCTGGCCGGATGCTATCGGAACTGTCTGGAGGCAGCGGCCAGGAAACGGATCACGTCCATCGCGTTTCCTGCCATATCTACAGGTATCTATGGGTATCCGAAGGAGAGAGCTGCCGGGATCGCGGTACATACGGTTCAGTCCTATCTGGAAGAGCACCCGGGAAAGATAGAGAAGGTAATATTTGTCCTGTTCGACGACGAAAGCCTTCAGATATACAAAGAACTGATGAAAAAAAGAGGAAGAGTATGACAAAGAAGAAATTAGCACTGGAAATAATCGAACGTTTAAAGAAGGAGTATCCGGACGCCGGCTGTACGCTGGACTACGACCATGCGTGGAAGCTCCTTGTCAGTGTCCGTCTGGCGGCACAGTGTACAGACGCCAGAGTCAACGTAGTTGTGGAGGACCTGTATGAAAAATATCCGGATGTGGAAGCGCTTGCTTCGGCGCCGCCGGAGGAGATCGAAGAGATCGTGAGGCCATGCGGGCTCGGTAAGAGCAAGGCGCGTGACATCAGCGCGTGTATGAAGATATTGAGAGATGAGTATGGCGGGAACGTACCGGACGATTTTGACGCATTGTTAAAGCTGCCGGGGGTCGGGCGCAAAAGCGCCAATCTCATCATGGGCGACGTGTTCAAGAAGCCGGCGATCGTGACAGATACACACTGTATCCGGCTGGTGAACCGGATGGGCCTTGTCGACGGCATCAAAGAGCCGAAGAAGGTAGAGATGGCGCTCTGGAAGATCATACCGCCGGAAGAAGGCAGCGACTTCTGCCACCGCCTCGTTTATCATGGACGGGATGTATGTACGGCGAGGACCAAACCATTTTGTGACAAATGCTGTCTGGCCGATATCTGCAAAAAAGCGGGCGTATAGCAGACGTTTGCGGTGACAGAAGGGGGCGGACAGTATGGAAGGACAGACAAAGCTGCTTTTTCTAGGAGACAGTATAACAGATGCAGATCATAACCTGGACGGGGATCCTGACAGCCTCGGGGATGGTTATGTCCGCATAATAGCGGAACGGATAAAGGACCGGGGAGTATGTTTCGTCAATAAGGGACATGACGGTTTTACAGTGCCGGCACTTCTGAGGATGCTCGATGCCGACTGCATATCAGCCGCCCCTGATGTGGTGACGGTGCTGATAGGCTGCAATGACGCGGGGATAGAGATGCATACCCAAAGGACGCTGAAGCAGCAGAAGTTTGAAGAAAATTACGGGCGGCTCATCAGAAGGATCCGGACAGAGACAGCGGCCAGGATACTCTGTATGGGACCGTTCATATTTGCGGAACCGGCCAGATACCGCCGCTGGTTTCCTGTCATTGAGGAGGCGGAGGCCATAGAACGTAAGATGGCATTGAGATATGGAGCGGAGTTTCTCCCGCTCCACAACGTGCTGAACCGTGCCGCGGACGCAGAAGGGACCGGTGAGATCACAGTGGATGGGATCCACCTGAACAGACGAGGCGCCCGGATCGTGGCTGAGGAATGGCTTGCCTTATACAAGCCTTCGTTTCCGGTAGGAATAATAAAAGAGGAACATAAGGGCTGATATGATCCATGATACCGGATAGCTGAAGATTATCGTGTCTACGGCAGGGCGGAACTTCAGGGCGCCGGCGATCCATATGATCCTCAGCAGGCACGTACCGCACATCGTGATGATGAGCGGTATGATGACATCTCCGATCCCCCGCAGGGCGCCGGATAATACTTCCAGAAACACGTAGAAGATATAACACGGCGTGATGAGGGCAAGCATCCAGGAGCCAAGCCGTATGACTTCCGGGTCAGACGTAAATATGCCAAAGAGAGGGATGCGGAGCACCATAAAAAAGACGACGAGGATTCCGGAGAAGAGCAGGTCAATGCCGAGACAGACGCGGACGCTTTTTTTCACCCGGTCTGTTTTTCCTGCTCCGTAATTCTGCCCTACGAAGGTGGTTATGGCTATGCCGAAGGCGCCGCTCATCATCCAGAAAAGGCCGTCCAGCTTGTTGTACACGGACCAGGCGGCGGACGTGTCGGTTCCGAATGTGTTCAGTGATGCCTGTATCATCGTGTTGGAGATATTGTACATCACAGACTGGAAGCCGGCGGGCAGCCCGATGCGCAGCAGCGATCTTAGGATCGGGCCGTGTATGCGGATGTGGGTAAATGACAGCTTCAATATCGTCTCTGCCCGGGTGAGACGTAAAGTCACAAGCAGTGCGCTCACCGCCTGGGAAAGCAGGGTGGCGGCCGCCGCTCCGGTTACGCCCATGTGAAAGACGACGATAAATACGGTGTCCAGCACGATGTTCAGCATGCAGCACACGATCAGGTAGTACAGAGGGTGTCTGGAATCCCCTGAAGCGCGGAGGATCCCTGAGCCCATATTGTAGATGAAGACAAAGAGGATCCCTGCAAAATAAATGCGGAGATAGACTGTGGAGTCCGCCATCAGTTCTGCCGGCGTATTCATCCACATAAGCAGCCTTGGGGCAAGCACAAACCCGAGAATTCCGATAGCGATACTCCCGGCGGCGGAGAAGGCGTACGCGGTGTGAAGACTCTCGTTCAGGGCGTGCTTATTTTTTGCACCGTAAAACTGCGCGATGATGACGGACGCTCCGGAGGAGAGTCCGGTAAAGAAGCCGACGATCAGATTGACGATCTGAGTGGAAGAGCCGCCCACGCTGGCAAGCGCCTCTTTACCGACAAAATGGCCGACGATGATCGTGTCTATCGTGTTATAAAGCTGCTGAAAAAATGTACCAAATACGATCGGAAAAAAGAAGATCAGAAGCTGTTTCCAGATGACACCTTCCGTAATTTGATTTGTATTATGAGTCCCCCGTCTCATTGTTTCATAACCTCTCTTTTGTGTGATAGTTTCAGGCACCTGAAATTATGCCACCGATACTATATCACGAAAGCCTGTTTATGTCGACAGATTTTGGAAAAAGCCAGAAAGGACAGGAAAGATATGCGATATACAATACCAGATTATTACCGCCAGTTCCGGTGCGCGGCAGGGCAGTGCGAGGATACGTGCTGCGCGGGATGGCAGATCCAGATAGATGAGAGGTCCCTTGGAAGATACGCCAGGCTGAAGGGAAGAGCAGGGAGGAAGCTGCGCAGGTCCATCAGGTGGCGTCAGAGGATATTCAGGCAGAAGGAAGGAAAGCGCTGTGTATTTCTAAATCAGGACAACTTGTGTGATATGTATACAGAACTCGGTGAAAAGAGTCTGTGCAGGACGTGCCGCCTCTATCCGAGACATATAGAGGAATTTGAAGGCATACGGGAGATCACCCTGTCGCTGTCCTGCCCTGTTGTGGCCAGGCTCCTCATGAACAGAGAAGAACCGGCGGCTTTTCCTGCCTGTGAAAAGGACGGGGAGGAGGAGTATGAAGAGTTCGACCTGCTGCTGTATTCGGCGCTGGCAGACGCAAGGGAAGTGATCCTTGATATCCTCCAAAACCGCGCTGTTCCTGCGCAGGCGAGAGAACAGAGAATGCTTGCCCTTGCCGATGAGGTGGAGAAAAACTACATGGAAGGAGCTCTTTTCTCCTGTCAGGAACTATTCGATGCGCCCGGCAGAGCGGAAGCTGCCGGGAAGCCGGGAGGAGCGGAGAATAATGAAGCGCGGATGGGCCGGCGGTTTTGTTTTATGAAGAAGATGTTTGCCTTCCTTGACACGCTGGAGCTTCTGCGCGAAGACTGGAAAAGCTGTCTGGATGAGACGAGAGCTCTCCTGTATTCTCAAGCGGACGCAGGCTATGCCGCGACATGTCTGGAGTTTGGCGCGTGGATGAAAAGATATATGCCGATGTGGGAGATACAGTCGGAGCAGATACTCGTCTATTTTATCTCCGTGTATTTCTGCGGCGCGGTCTATGACGGCCGGATCAGCGCAAAGGCGAAGCTGGCCGCGGTGAGCCGTATGATCATTGAGGAGATGCTCATGGCGCGCTGGATAAAAAACGAAAAGACACTGGATACGGAGGACATAGTCGAGACCGTATACCGCTATGCAAGAGAGGTGGAGCACTCGGATAAAAATGTGAACAGACTGGAGAGCCTAATGGAGAAAGTCCCGTCAAACCTTACATCCTATGTAAGTGGTTTCGTGCCGCCATGTACGGTATAATTCCGTTAGATGGGAGGTATGATGATAATGAAAGAGAGAATCTTACAGGTGCAGGGACTGCGCAAATATTTTGGGAAGAATGACAACAGGACAAAAGCGCTGAATGGAATGACCTTTGACGTACTGAAAGGGGAGTTCCTCGGCATTATGGGAAAGAGCGGTTCGGGCAAGACGACCCTTCTGAACTGTATCGCCACCGCGCTGAAGCCGACAGAGGGCAAGATCCTTCTGGACGGTAAGGATATAGGCGCCTTCAGCGACAGACAGCTGGCAGACTACAGGGGCAGCCGTATCGGTTATCTGTACCAGGAATTTGAACTGCTGGATAATCTGACCGGGAGGGAAAATATCACGCTTCCGATGTCGATCCGCCATATAGACGAAGAGGAAGGCGCGGCCAGACTGGCCGAGCTTACGGATTATCTGGAAATAGGAGAGGTGCTTGACAAATTTCCTGCCGGGATGTCGGGCGGAGAGAAGCAGAGAGTAGCGGCGGCCAGAGCGCTCATACTGGATCCGGAGATCGTTCTCGCCGACGAACCTACCGGAGCGCTTGACACACAGAATGCAAGGGTCCTTATGCAGAAGCTTCACGGATTGAACTGTGAATTTGGCCGGACGATACTGATGGTCACCCATGACGCCGGGGCGGCCAGCTATTGTTCCCGCATCCTGTTCGTGCAGGACGGTTACATTTTCCACGAACTGAGAAGAGAATTTCCGCACGAATCCCAGAAGAACTATTATGAAAGAATTCTTGCAGCCATGGCACAGTTAGGGGGGAGCGCGGATGTTTTTTAATATGGTCGGAAGAAACAGCAGGAGAGACCGGAAGGAGAACGGTATGTTCTTTGGCTCCCTCACTGCGGCGGTCGTCCTGTTTTACATGATACTGTCACTGGAGAATC
This is a stretch of genomic DNA from [Clostridium] hylemonae DSM 15053. It encodes these proteins:
- a CDS encoding helix-turn-helix transcriptional regulator; this encodes MKNKKMKLARINMDMSQEDLARHVDVTRQTIGMIEAGKFNPSLRLCLAICRALGVTLNDLFWEEDEEYEKNSR
- a CDS encoding DUF6773 family protein — encoded protein: MKKTVDERQELELMKIERAGFWVLFFALTADILLKVLFFQVPVQELIGEHIAFFAGCITIIAGCTKRGLWTYYSVPCLRDYLVHSLAATVIFTILFAAAMALRGVRHLAGITLAFAVFIFLLMFGVLAAMGEYTKRKQRKLDDTYGDD
- a CDS encoding SGNH/GDSL hydrolase family protein, whose amino-acid sequence is MEGQTKLLFLGDSITDADHNLDGDPDSLGDGYVRIIAERIKDRGVCFVNKGHDGFTVPALLRMLDADCISAAPDVVTVLIGCNDAGIEMHTQRTLKQQKFEENYGRLIRRIRTETAARILCMGPFIFAEPARYRRWFPVIEEAEAIERKMALRYGAEFLPLHNVLNRAADAEGTGEITVDGIHLNRRGARIVAEEWLALYKPSFPVGIIKEEHKG
- a CDS encoding DUF6483 family protein — its product is MDFEQDYVMRLVKDLVRFLMQLITGKPQFRYETDAEEPSPCGDDYTRIIAMADAGRINEAENLLYENLDTDNEDYLLMGLSFYSHINDYKDDFLLESNYSREEIKDGIENFVKEYGVTGLETFYSSALRLI
- the fliB gene encoding flagellin lysine-N-methylase translates to MEKARKDRKDMRYTIPDYYRQFRCAAGQCEDTCCAGWQIQIDERSLGRYARLKGRAGRKLRRSIRWRQRIFRQKEGKRCVFLNQDNLCDMYTELGEKSLCRTCRLYPRHIEEFEGIREITLSLSCPVVARLLMNREEPAAFPACEKDGEEEYEEFDLLLYSALADAREVILDILQNRAVPAQAREQRMLALADEVEKNYMEGALFSCQELFDAPGRAEAAGKPGGAENNEARMGRRFCFMKKMFAFLDTLELLREDWKSCLDETRALLYSQADAGYAATCLEFGAWMKRYMPMWEIQSEQILVYFISVYFCGAVYDGRISAKAKLAAVSRMIIEEMLMARWIKNEKTLDTEDIVETVYRYAREVEHSDKNVNRLESLMEKVPSNLTSYVSGFVPPCTV
- a CDS encoding GyrI-like domain-containing protein, producing MEYEIVTLEEKTVVGLTARTNNTSPDMGAVIGGLWQKFYGDKVYDSICNKRDGKALGIYTDYAGDEKDDYTIMTGCEVSKAEEIPPEAAVKHIPAGKYARFVVKGELHKSVGAFWQKLWQMELDRAFTADFEEYQNSDPEHTEIHIYISLKAEE
- a CDS encoding MATE family efflux transporter — encoded protein: MRRGTHNTNQITEGVIWKQLLIFFFPIVFGTFFQQLYNTIDTIIVGHFVGKEALASVGGSSTQIVNLIVGFFTGLSSGASVIIAQFYGAKNKHALNESLHTAYAFSAAGSIAIGILGFVLAPRLLMWMNTPAELMADSTVYLRIYFAGILFVFIYNMGSGILRASGDSRHPLYYLIVCCMLNIVLDTVFIVVFHMGVTGAAAATLLSQAVSALLVTLRLTRAETILKLSFTHIRIHGPILRSLLRIGLPAGFQSVMYNISNTMIQASLNTFGTDTSAAWSVYNKLDGLFWMMSGAFGIAITTFVGQNYGAGKTDRVKKSVRVCLGIDLLFSGILVVFFMVLRIPLFGIFTSDPEVIRLGSWMLALITPCYIFYVFLEVLSGALRGIGDVIIPLIITMCGTCLLRIIWIAGALKFRPAVDTIIFSYPVSWIISALMFLFYYSYRKRRLV
- a CDS encoding endonuclease III domain-containing protein produces the protein MTKKKLALEIIERLKKEYPDAGCTLDYDHAWKLLVSVRLAAQCTDARVNVVVEDLYEKYPDVEALASAPPEEIEEIVRPCGLGKSKARDISACMKILRDEYGGNVPDDFDALLKLPGVGRKSANLIMGDVFKKPAIVTDTHCIRLVNRMGLVDGIKEPKKVEMALWKIIPPEEGSDFCHRLVYHGRDVCTARTKPFCDKCCLADICKKAGV
- a CDS encoding ABC transporter ATP-binding protein, which encodes MKERILQVQGLRKYFGKNDNRTKALNGMTFDVLKGEFLGIMGKSGSGKTTLLNCIATALKPTEGKILLDGKDIGAFSDRQLADYRGSRIGYLYQEFELLDNLTGRENITLPMSIRHIDEEEGAARLAELTDYLEIGEVLDKFPAGMSGGEKQRVAAARALILDPEIVLADEPTGALDTQNARVLMQKLHGLNCEFGRTILMVTHDAGAASYCSRILFVQDGYIFHELRREFPHESQKNYYERILAAMAQLGGSADVF